From uncultured Pseudodesulfovibrio sp.:
ACTTCGATGGGCACTCGTTCGGTAACTTCAAGGCCATATCCTTCCAATCCTACCATTTTCTTAGGATTGTTGGTCATGAGACGCATCTTGGACACGCCGAGTGACACGAGAATTTGGGCACCGGTGCCATACTCACGCATATCCGGCGGAAAGCCGAGTTTCACGTTGGCTTCAACAGTGTCATATCCTTGATCCTGCAGGTGATACGCCTTGATCTTGTTACCAAGACCGATACCGCGTCCTTCTTGACGCATATAAACGAGCACGCCCTTGCCTTCGTTGCGGATCATGCACATGGCATCGGCCAACTGGGGACCGCAATCGCAACGCAGGGAGCCAAACACGTCGCCGGTCAGGCACTCGGAGTGCACGCGGACCAGAGTTGGTTCGTCAGGATGGATATCACCCATGTACAAGGCAATGTGGGTCTTGCCGTCGGCTTCGGAGTTGAAGGCAGCAGACTTGAAGTTACCCCAGCGTGTAGGCAGCTTGGCTTCGCCAACCTTGGTCACGGACTGCCCGTCAAACTTCATGCGGTAAGCAATAAGATCAGCCACGGAACAAATCTTGAGATCATGCTTCTCGGCGTAGATTTCAAGGTCTGGCATACGCGCCATGGAACCGTCTTCGTTCATGATTTCGCAAATCACGGCAGCGGGTTTAAACCCGGCTAGACGAGCGATGTCAGAACCGCCTTCGGTCTGACCTGCGCGCACGAGCACACCGCCATCCTTGGCGCGAAGTGGGAAAATATGTCCGGGAGTCACAATGGAGTCCGGGGATGCGCCGTCTTCGACTGCGGCCAGCACAGTAGTGGCTCGATCAGCGGCGGAAATACCGGTGGTGACACCTTCGCGGGCCTCAATGGAGACCGTGAAATTTGTTCCGAATCCGGATTCGTTTTTCTTGGCCATGAGTTCAAGACCAAGGGCGTCAGCCATTTCATTATTCATGGGCAGGCAGATCAAACCACGACCATAGGTAGCCATGAAGTTGATCAACTCCGGTGTTACCGCTTCAGCGGCACAAACGAGATCGCCTTCATTTTCACGATCTTCGTCATCCACCATGATGACCATTTTGCCTTGGCGGATATCCTCAATGGCTTCTTCAATTTTGCACAGTGCCATGTCTTCGCACCTCAATATTATTTTTTCCCAACGTCCATGCTTAGGTCATGCCTATCGCACTCCCGTCGGGGACACATTACTTAACGTAAAAGACCACGGTGGGAAAGGGGAAAAATCTATGTTAAAAATTGTTACATATCAGACCGATGCAAAGTCGATGGACGCAAGCGAGCCTTAACAGCGTCTGTCTGCGTCACAAAATAGTCATTAAAAGACCAATAGCAATGAGTAAAATCAGACTAACGGGATTTGCCGTTCACTTTTAGGGATAAAGGAAAGAACCTGGTTTCTGCCATTCTTCTTGGCTCGATGCATAGTGTTATCGGCAGCGAGGACAAAAGCATCCCTCGTGCTCCCTTTGCAATTTTTTATCGATCGAAGATCGGCCACGCCGCAACTGATCGTTACTTTCACCTGTGGACCTTCCAAACTGATGTCGTTTACTTCCACGACCATACGGAGTTTTTCGGCCACCAAAACAGCCTGATCCGTCGATGTCTCAGGGAGTAAAACAGCAAATTCCTCTCCACCGTATCGTGCCACGATGTCCGAGGTGCGCACATTGGCCGAGAGCAGACGTGAGACTTCGGCCAACGCCATATCTCCAAGGGGGTGCCCAAAAGAGTCGTTAATCCTTTTGAAATGGTCTATGTCGATCATAATCATGGACAACGAATTGCCATATCTAAATGCACGGTCCACCTCTTCATCCAAACGGTCGAAAAACCAACGGCGGTTCGGCAATCCTGTCAAATCGTCGTGAGCCGAGAGCGTGGAAATCTTGTCGTGCGCTTCTTCAATCAATCGCATGAATCGCGTGGCGCAATAGAGTGACAAGCCAAGCACCATGGCCGCAGCTAATAACGGAACAATCTGCGCATAGGGTTGATCGGGATAAAACAACACAGGGAACACAGAAAGGACCAGCAGAGCCATTGAAACACCTGCATGGAACGTAAAAATACGCCATGCCGTTTTCCTGTTCTCCATTTTATTGATCATCGTCATTGATTGATTCCTTGTGGTGGCAAGTATGAGCGCACTGTATCAACATCGACAAAAAAAGAAAGACCGCCGTTCTGACACAAAAAGGAATCAGAACAGCGGCGGTATTAAAACCTTTTTCCATCTATGGGACATCATGCCAAGGCAAGCCCCCCAACAAGGGGACGTTCAAGTTCACTAATGCTGACATCTCGTTCGGCAGCCAGTCTATCAAGCAATCCCATTTGTCGTCTTGAGAGCGCGCTGCAATCAAGACTCCGACCAGCGTCATAAACTCCGACCACTTCTTCAATAACGGTGACACTGTGGGCACGGCGGTGCCAATGAAGAATGTTGAGATAGTCGGCTTCATACTTGCCCCGATACTTCCACCCACCGCACCTATCCACCACCAACCGGCGTGACAGACACAAGCACAGCGGATCGATATTGCCAGGACGAATCATGGAGCCGGAATCGAACACCGGCAAAAACGGCTGGTCAAAGGCAAGCTGCGTGTCGATGCGACCGATAACCATCTCGGCATCGAAATGTTTAATATATTGACTCAGGGCATATGGCTTGATGACATTGTCATCATCCAGAAAAAGTATTTTTTCCCCGGAAGCCACCTTAAGCAGCATATCGCGGATGCCGTTGCCCCAGTCATTGTCTCTGGGCAAATTGAAAGCTCTGACCACATAGTCCGCCGTGGGAATTTTCCCTTTAACGCCGTCAAAGCCTATAAGAATTTCGATCTGCCCTTTCTCCAATCCAGCGAACCGGGCCGCCTCATCCACGGATGAAACCGCTTTTTGCAAAGCCTTGGGCCTGTTGCCGGTGGAGGGAATAATCACCGAAAAAAGTATATCGCCGTCCCTGGCCATATCCAATCTCCCTCCCCGCGTCCCTGCGGGTTTGAAGGGTCTCCCAACCCCTACATTTGTCTCCCGAAGCGCCGGATATAATCCGACGTTTCATGAAACTTATCGGTGAAGTTTAAACAATCTTTAGGGGTAAGTGAAAATTTTGCTTCAAGTAGCAGGTCCGAAGAAAGAAGGGAAAGCAAGCCGTGTTCCGCAACGGCTACGAAAGGGAAAAGGATATCTTTTTTGGAGGGGGCGTTGCGTGCTTTCGCAGTGAAGATGCAAACGGTATTTTTACAAAGGTTTCGCCTTTACGGCGACCTTTTTTTTTGAGGCGAAAAAAAGGAGGCAAAAAACGCCTTTTTCGTTGTGCGCCTGATAGCGGACCCAAGAGCCTGTACGCGGCTTCATTGCCCGACAGAATTGTCTGTTGCACAGACTCGGTCGGGCTACGTTACGCCGCGCGGGACAGGCTCTAAGGCCCGCTATCAATTGTTCGTCGATGTAAGAGATTTTTGGGTGTAGGTGTTCATCTTAGATTCTAAGTTCTTCGATATCACACATATTTTTGAATCTCCATGTCATCGTGACCAATTTATTTTTCATCATAAGTATTCGCTTTTGATTCCAAGCTCTTCGTTATCCATAAAGGGCCTTGGGGTGCTCCAGCACCCCAACACCGCTCTCCCTCCGAAGCCAATTTCTTCCCCTCCCAACCAGACGAAGACGGGAACCAGCCCTTGATTGGCGGCTTAGAAGCTGACCAATCGAAGGAGGCGGCTCTGATAAGGGAATTAGATAATTTATCTTAAACTGAGGGATAAAGGGAGAGGCAGGGCTTATGCTTTTAATCGGGTGGAGCCGACTCGATTGGATCAGATTCTTGCCGCAAATCATGGGGGCGGCCAAACTAGCGCAAGCGACCTTTTTTGCTCCTTTTTTGGGCGCTGCCAAAAAAGGAGGCCCGCCCGGCAGGGCATGGAAAACGTTGGGTGCTTCAGCACCCAACAATGACTTTCGCCGAAGGCGCATCTTCAAAGAAAAAGGCCGCATAAAAGCGGCCCTTCCTTATTTCTTATTTCCCGTCGGGGTTTAAACCCCGACTGCTTTAATTATTCATCGAAGCAAAAATCCCTCGCCATAACAACCCTACAAAACCGCCTGTTCAAGGTCTGATTATGATGACCCACAATCTGTTCCCCCGTGAGTACTCCATTGTCGTATGAAGTATGCGCATCGCCGATCAAAACATTTTTATAACCATGGGCCAAAGCACTTCGAATAGTGGTATCCACACAACATTCAGTCTGAAGCCCACAGAAGACAAGTCTTTTGGCCCCGAGACTTTTGAGGTTGGCATCAAAATCAGTTTTCCAGAATGCGTCATAAGAGGATTTGAAGGAAACGAGGTCGCCATTCTGCGGGGCTATTTCAGATTTGAACAACCAGTTGTGGGAGTCCTTTTCAAATTCAGATCCCGCCTCTTCGGTGGTGTGCTGAATGTAGTGTACTGGAATATTGCTTTTACGGGCCGAAGTAATAAGGCTTTCAATGGTTTTGAGAACGCGGTCGCCTTCAAAGGGGATTTCGCCGGGGGTCTCAAACATGATGTTCTGAACATCTATGACAACGAGAACGGTCTGGTTGGCCATCAATTCTGCTCCTGATGTAAGGTATTCGTATCAAAAAAGGCACGCTTTGCAGCGTGCCTTGTGTATTTATTAAAATCCGTGTTCCCGAAGATAATCCATGGTGATGCCGGGCTTGGTTTCGCCTGCCCCTTTGTCCCCGACCCATGGAGTTACCATGCGCTCGACATATTTGCCGATGATGTCGGTTTCCATGTTGACCGTTGTGCCGGGGGACCAACCTCCGATGGTTGTCACCTTTTGGGTCTCGGGAATGATGTTTACTTCAAGCCACGTAGGAGCGCAGTCGTTGACGGTGAGACTGATACCATCCAATGTAATAGAGCCTTTGGGGATGACGTATTTGCCGTGCACGGCATCAAAAGCGAGGCGGTAGATTTTTGATTCACCGGAAGGACGAATCTCGGCGACCTCAGCCATGCAGTCCACATGGCCGGACACGATGTGCCCGCCAAAACGATCTCCCATAGCCATGGCGCGTTCAAGATTGACGGAGGATCCCATGCGCAATGTACCAAGGCTGGTGACAGAGGTGGTTTCTTTGGAAGCGTAGCAGGTGAACCAACCATCGCCAAAAGTTTCCACGGTCAGGCAGACGCCGTTTACCGCAATGGATTCACCCAGTTCGATGTCGTTGAGATCAAATAACGCCTTAATGCGGAATCGCGTTTCAGCTCCCCGATTCTCGGCGGCTTCGATACGCCCCATACCCATGACCAGTCCTGTGAACATAATAATCCTCGCTGTTGTCTGGCGCTCTTGTATCAGGGTGCGGAGCGGGTGTAAATCCGGGATCAATGAAGATAACGACGGACGAGATCCTTATAAACAGAGGAACTGCGTACCCGGTCAATAGCTTTTTGAAACCGATCAACCAGCGTGTCAGGAACGTCTTTGCTGAAGGCGTAATAGGATCGCATTTCAGAAATTTTCCACACGGCTTTGAAGTTGTCTGGGGCGAGGCCCATCTCACGAATAGTCTTGTCGAAAGTCCGCGCTTCCAACGAAATGAGATCGACTCTTGATGATGCAAGCATATCAATGCAGGCCTGTACGGATTTGAGAGACTTGATGCGGACTATGTGACTTTTTTTTGCGAGTAGCCCTTCCGAAGCATAGCCTTTGACAATGCCAACGGATAGTCCTTGAGCATCTGTGAAAGACTGTAAGGTGATGGGAGAGTCTGCCTTTGCATAAAAGAAAGTTGTGGAGAGGGCGATCGGCCCGGCCCATTTGAAAAGTTTTTCTCGTTCTGGTGTTCTGAGCATGGAAAAAAGGACAATGTTTTTTTCGGATTCAAGCATTTCGTAAGCACGAGTCCAGGGAAGGAAATGAAGAGGCTGTGGTGTGATGTTTATTTCCTTCCATATTACTTTCAGGAGGTCGACGGCCAATCCTGTCTGATGATTATTATCCGTATAGTTATATGGTTTGAACTCTTCAGTCAGGTATGCGAGGCGAGTTGCCGGATCAGGTGTTGACTGCGCATGACTTGTGACCACCTGAAGGCAAACGAGGATGATGAACACAACCACATGTCGAAGTATGTTGAGCATACCTTTTCTTTACGATGTGTGCGGGGGTGTGACAAGGGGGTTATAATTTTTAGTTATCTTGTGAAGGGTAGGAAAGCGGTACATCCGGGTCTTTGAAAAGGTATATGGAGGTCATGTCGATCAGAGCATTATATAGGCGGTTTTGTTCAACGTGGGGCCTACCGGTGGCTACCGAGTGCATGGTCTCTTCGAACGCGTTGGCGACCACCTGAGCTGCCGCCTCCATGTCGGTGATGCGGAGGCGGTCGCTCATGGTTTCGAAAAATTGACTCAGCTTCGTGGTTGCGTCGTTGAATTCGGTTGCAGCATATTCCTGAAAGTCTTCATCAATGTACTGCATGGAAAGCATAACCCTTAAAAGTTCTGGGGAATGATGATGTGCTTCGTGTCCCATCTTGACGATGTGACTGATCACTTCCCTGCCCGTAGCTCCCTCCTTAATCTTGCGGGTGAGCGTCTTGAATATGGACTGGTCGATTTCGATCAGATGCTGGTTGATTATTTCAAACAGAATTGCTTTTTTATCAGTGAAATAGGCGTAAAAAGTTCCAACAGAAACACCTGCTCCTTTGGCAATTCCCTTGGCATTTGTGCCATGGAACCCCTTTGCGCCGAATTCTGCCATGGCCGCATCCATAAGCCGTTTTTTCTTTTCGATACTTCGGGTCTGCTGAGGAACCCTGATAGAGTTTTGTTCGTTCATTGTTTGCTCCGAGGCGAAAGTACCCTGCAAGAGGTTCGGTATCAACCCTTTCTGAGGACGACGGCGTGACTGAAAAATATGGACGGCAGACTGTCCAGTTCAAATCCCGCCTTGATGGCAGCAGCGACTTCTTCACGATAGTTGTTGGGAGAGACGTGAAATTTCGGTTCGACAAAAAGCATGTGCCCATTGCGTTTGATGCATTGCGCCATGCGGTGAAAGTAGATGTCGATATCAGGAACTTCGTGCGCCATGTATGCAGAAAGGACGAAGTCCGCTTTTGGGAGCACTCCGATGTCATTTGCATCGCATTTCCACGTTTCCACTCGTCTGTGTAAGCCTGCTCGTTCTACCTTTTCCTCCAGCTTGGCTAATGCTTCAGCCTGAAGGTCCACAGCAATGACCTTGCCAGTTTCTCCTACCATGCGTGCTAACGCCATGGTGAAAAAGCCGACCCCGCATCCTGTGTCAATAACCGTCATGCCCGGGGTAACCATATGGCCGAACATTTTTTTGGGTGGCTGGGCGAGTCCCCGTATCGGATTGTCCAAGGTCCATTGATTGCGCCATGACATGACGTGGTTGCCTTGTTCTCTATATGCGTAGTTCATGAATGCCTCCTTGGCGTTTGTTCATAAAATACAAATATGAGGTCGGGTTCATATTGTCAATATAAAAAATGAACCTTAGTTCATGTTTCTATACTGAAAGATTATTTTGTCCGTAAAGTCAACATGATATCCGATCCTGTTGTTTCCGTTTTGATGATACGGAAGTCTACTGAATCAGCCATGGAGATGGATTTGCGGCCAGAGTAAGCCGCTGGAGCGGTGTTGTCGCCAAGTATGCGAGGGGTCACGAAATGGACGAGTTCATCGGCTAGTCCCTGTTGGATGAGGGCCATGGAAAATCTTCCACCACCTTCGCACAGGGTGTAATGACATCCTTTTTCGTAGCGGAGTCGTTCGAATCCGCAGGAGAGAGCCAGGCCTCCAGGGTGTCCCGGCAGGGGCCAGACCGAGGTGCCTCGGCTTCGCAGACGGTCAGCGGCTTCACTGTGGGCGGCTGTTTCGGTGGTCATGAAAATAGCACGTTCTGGACGTTTCCGAAGCAGGGTGTGTGCCGCCGGATCTTCAGGGAGTCGTGACGTGACGACTACGCCAAAGGGTTGGATAAAATCTGGTGGTAATTGTTCCGAGCGACAGTTCAGACTCGGGTTATCGGCGTAGAATGTGGTTCCTCCGACGACGACGGCTCCGACCATGCCACGCAGATCGTGGACACGGGCAAAAGACTCCGGGCTGGAAACCGGTTCAGGTTTTTTTGCGCTGGATGCGATTTTCCCGTCCAGCGTCGCAGCCATTTTAATGATGTTGAATGGGGAATGCGAGTCCTGCCAGAGCAAAAAGTCGGCAATGAGGTCTTTGCATTGCTGCTCAAGGACACCCACCACGATTTCGATACCGTGACTTTGCAGTTTTTCCACGCCGCCAGCGGCAACGGGGTTGGGGTCACGAGTGCCGATAACGACTTTGGTGATGCCTGCTTCAATGATGGCTTCGGTGCAGGGAGGGGTCTTGCCGTGGTGGTTGCATGGCTCAAGGGTGACGAACATGGTCAGCCCTGTTGGATCGACGCCTTTTTTACTGGCATGGGCCAGACATTCCCGTTCCGCATGAAGTTGGCCGTATCGAGTATGCCACCCTCGGGCGACGATTTGGTCGCCGTCCACGAGGACCGCTCCGACGCAGGGATTGGGCGCAGTGGTGCCGCGTCCTTGATAGGCCAGGTCTATGGCCTCGGCCATGAATTGCTCGTCTTTAGATGAATTCGCCTTCCATGAACACATAGTTCACTCCAGCCTCGGCGAGCATCTCTTCGGACAACTCGTCAGGGTAGTTTTCGGAAAAATAGATGTTTTTCACTTCGCAATTGATGAGCATCTTGGTGCACAGGATGCACGGCTTGGTAGTGCAGTAAATGTCGCATCCTTTAAGGTCCAGATTGTGCGTGGCTGCCTGAATGATGACGTTTTGTTCGGCGTGGAGCCCCCGGCACAGCTCGTGGCGTTCGCCAGACGGAATGTTAAGCTTGTCGCGAAGACATCCGACTTCTTCACAATGGGCTATATTGGTGGGAACACCGTTGTAACCGGTGGCAAGGATGCGTTTGTCGCGTACGGCAATGGCACCCACTGCGCGGCGGGTGCATGTGGAGCGCTGGGCCACCAAATGGGCAATGCGCATGAAGTATTCAGGCCAGGGCAATCTGTTCGACATGGAAGCTCCTCGAACGGTCAAGATGTGGAAACCGGTTTGATTTATCTATCATTTCTTACAAGGAAAGGAAACGGTGCAAATGGCTATACCCATGCTCCGTGACAGCGATTATTGAAGGTCATACAGTCATTGTTAAAAAAGGATCGCCCCCGGACCGGGGTGCGGAATCTAGATACCTCAGCCGCCGCCGGAGCCGCAGCCTGAATCCTGTAACGCATCGAGGTTGAGGCCACCGCCGTCAGTTTGTACGGCGCAAGCACTCATGAGTTTTTCTGTTTTTTCCGAGCCACATTTGGGGCAGGCCACAGTGGCGTCTTGAGAAAAGACAAGTTCTTCGAACTCATTGTCGCATTTTTTGCAGATGTATTCGTATATGGGCATTGGGTTACCTTGGATTGACGTTCAAATTGTGTCCTGTTCAAATGTGAGACTTTTGTCCACGATGTCAAGGAATGTCACTTGCACATTGCACGTATTTTGTGCAATATGTGTGCACGAATATGCACAAAAGTGGCTTTGAGCGTGAAGAGCTTTTTGAATTATTCTTTTAAATCGGACTGTTAAAATGTTGGCACGGTGTGTGCTTAATAAGTAGCAGAAGATCACACACTCTCTTCATCCTGATTGCAAAAAACATTTTAATATTTTCGGAGGAACAATGAACAAAAAGAACATCACCATCACGGCTTTGGCAGCTGTCCTGGTCCTGAGCATGGCCGCAATGGCTATGGCCGGTCAAGGGTATGGACATGGAAAGAGGGCTGGAAACGGTTGCGGCAGTAACGGCGTATACAGTCAGCTGACCCCGGAAAAGCAGGCGGCGGTCGACAAGATCTTTGATAAGTACCAGCCCAAATTCACCGAGCTGCGTGATCAGATGTGGGCAAAACACGCCACTTTGCAGGCCATGGTTAATGGCGGCAATGCTGATGAAAAGAAGATCACCAAGTTGACAACCGACATGACTAAGCTGCGTGACCAGATGCGCGACACCCGTGATTCCATGCGTGCTGAACTCGAAAAAGAAACCGGTATCGTAGCATTCAACGGTCGTGGTCCCGGACAACGTCAGGGACGTGGATATAATGGCGATTGTTATGGTCAGGGACGTGGCGACGGATATAACTGCAACGGTCAGGGCCCTCGCTTTAACTAGATAATATTTCCTATAACCAGGAAAACAGGACGCTTGCGGGACGGTCTGCCACGGTGGCGGCCGTCCCGCAAATAATAATAAACTTCAAATAGCTTCACGCGTAGAACTCGGAACAGTGGAGTATGCATCTTTTTGAGGAGGCATTTTGACCATGAGGAAAATTACATCCCTGACAGGCCTTTTGTCTTTTCTCATCACGCTGTTGACCAGCGTGATTTTGTACGTTGTACCTGAGGGGCGCGTGGCCTACTGGGCTGACTGGCATTTGCTTGGTTTAACCAAAACCCAGTGGGGGGACATCCATACTACCGTGGGAACGCTTTTCTTGGTCGCCATGTTCCTGCATATTTGGTTAAACTGGAAACCACTCATGGCCTACATGAAAAATCGTGCCCGGGAATTCGTGGTTCTGACAGTTCCCATGGTTATCAGTCTGGTTCTGACGCTTTTCGTACTTGTCGGTACGTTGCTCGGCCTGCCACCCATGCAACAGTTGCTCGATTTTTCTGCGGAGATAAAAGAAGAAGCCACGACGACTTATGGCAATCCTCCATATGGTCACGCAGAAACAAGTCCGCTCATGAAATTTTGTGGTTTTCTCGGTCTTGATGCAGCAAAAGCCGTGGAAACTCTTCACGCTGCCGGATATGATTCCACCATTAACGAGCAGTCACTGATCAAGGACATAGCCCGTTCCAAGGGTGTAAGCCCGCAGCAGGTGTATGACACGATTCGTGGTGGTCAGGACGTTGATTTGTACGAGGGAATGCCCGCTGTTCCACCCGCCGGCACCGGCAAGCTTAAGGTGGGAAATGTGTGCAAGACATATGGTCTTGATGTTGACGAAGTCCTTGCGAAGCTTAAGGCCGCAGGCATGGATGCTACTTCTGAGAGTTCCTTCAAGTCTCTGGCCGAGAAGTACGATAGTACTCCCAAAGATGTTTACCTGATTATCAAAGGCAAGTAGCAGTATATGGAAGTTGTTCATTCCGACGGAAAGGAAAAAGGACCTTTGGTCGCCCTTGTCCTGGCACTTATTGTGTTGGGAGTGGGAAGTCTCTATTTGACTTGGCGATCCATTGCACAGCAGCGCAAGATCGTCGAGGATCATATGATCATGACCGGCAACTCCATCCTGCGCGGCGTGGATAATAATATATTACGTATTGCCCGGAATTTACGAATGACACCTCAGTCGCCCGAACTTTTTCAGGCGATGTCCGAGGAATTGTTTGCTGAACTGACCAAATCCGAAGATATAGTGTTTATTACTCTGTTCGGCGAAGATGGTCGTCCTCTGGTTTCTTCTGCCGTAGAAGATACTCCCGTGTTTAGTCTGCCCGATTCCGTGACCAGCGATATTGAGACTGGCAGGGCGTGGCATGTGATGGCTCAGGTGGGCAAGAAAAGTGTGCTCATCTCCGGGTTGCGTGCTCGACCTGGTATATCCACTTTGAGCGGCATGCCTCCTTTTGTTGAAGATGGTGAACATGGTTCAAATCATATGCCGCGTCGAGGCCAAGGCCAAGGGCAGGGCATGCGGCATGGTATGCAAAGAGAGCCAGAAGAACCGCCGGTTTTTCTGGTGGTAGGACTCAATGCGGAGAAGCATCTGGCCCAGTTTCGCCAGTATCGTCGAGCGGCCACGTATCAAACAGGATATGTTTTTCTTGCCGCAGTTGTTCTTTGGTCGTTGGCGTTTGCTTATCTGCGCCGTCGAGGAGCCAGCCGTCAGCTGATTCGTCTAGAACGGTTCCAGAGCAAATTGCTCGACAACATGCCCGACGGTCTTGTTACTTTGGCCGAGAGTGGAGAGGTCTTGGCCGCCAATCACTCGGCCAAGAAGCTTCTTGCTCCTGAAGGAGAAGAAGGTGCGCCCGAGATTATCGGTACCAATTGGCATGATTTTGATTTTGGAAAGACCCATGACGAAACCGGCCTTGCTGTGCCGTATGAGTGGGAGCAGTTTGACTATCAGGGCCGTCAGCTTGAAATTCTGACGTTGCCGTTTCAGGAATATGACGATGGTGGAGCTCCTGAGCTCGGTCAACGGCTTGTGCTCATACGCGATCGCACCCAGCTTCGGTCGCTCGAAGAAGATTTGAACGAGGCCAAGCGGCTGGCGGAAATCGGTTCTCTGGCCGCAGGAGTGGCTCATGAGGTGCGCAATCCGCTGAGTTCATTGCGTGGTTTTGCCCAGTTGTTTGCCACCAAGCTCAAGGGGCAGGCCCCACTTGATCAGTATGCCGCTGCCATGGTGCAGGAGGCGGACCGTCTGAATCGAGTTGTTACTGATTTGCTTTATCTGGCCCGTCCGCGTCAGCTTGACCCCATGGAGATCGATTTATCTACGCTTGGAGATTCCATCAAACAGCTCATGCGGTTTGATTTCCAGGACAAGGAAACCGTGGCGGAGTTCAATTTTGGCCCGGAAACGGTCTTTGCGGATCAGGACGCGCTCAGACAAATCCTGCTCAACCTTATCACCAACAGCCTTGATGCCATCGAGGGATGCCCGGAGTGCGCGAAACCGGGGCATATTTTGCTGACTTCGGTTCAAGGCAAGGATGGCGTCTGGCTTATTGTGGCTGACAATGGACCGGGTATGGACCCCAATCTGGAAGGCGACGTATTCAAGCCGTTTGTGACCGGCAAGAAGACCGGTACAGGTCTTGGACTTGCCATTGTCCAGAATATCATGCGGGCGCATAAGGGCGACGTTGTTATTCACTCCGAACCGGGTGAAGGGACCGAGATGAAACTTTTTTTCCCGAAGAATACCGAAAGCGATAGCTAAGGAAGTAGATATATGACTGAAGAACGTATTGTTCTCGTTGTTGACGACGAGCCAGGCCACCGAATGATGGTCCGTGCCGTTCTTGAGGAAGAATACTGGACAGTCCTCGAAGCTGATTCTGGCGAACAGGCCTTGCAGGTCTTGGCCGAGGAAGCCGAGTCGGACACATTTCCCGATGTGGCCATGGTGGACATGAAAATGCCCGGTATGGACGGTATGCAATTGCTCAAGGAATTGCAGATTCGACGTCCGAGTATGCCTGTGGTTTTGTTGACGGCCTTTGGTAGTGTCGGCAGTGCCGTTGATGCCATGAAAAAAGGGGCTTTCGACTATTTGACCAAACCCGCTGACAATGACGAGTTGACGGCGGTTATCGGTAAAGCCTTTGAATATCACAAGTTGCTTGAGGAGAATGTACGACTTAGGGCCGAGGTAAGCGGCGAGGCCGATTTTATTGGTGCCAGCCCCGGCATTGAGCGGGTGCG
This genomic window contains:
- a CDS encoding bifunctional 3,4-dihydroxy-2-butanone-4-phosphate synthase/GTP cyclohydrolase II; the encoded protein is MALCKIEEAIEDIRQGKMVIMVDDEDRENEGDLVCAAEAVTPELINFMATYGRGLICLPMNNEMADALGLELMAKKNESGFGTNFTVSIEAREGVTTGISAADRATTVLAAVEDGASPDSIVTPGHIFPLRAKDGGVLVRAGQTEGGSDIARLAGFKPAAVICEIMNEDGSMARMPDLEIYAEKHDLKICSVADLIAYRMKFDGQSVTKVGEAKLPTRWGNFKSAAFNSEADGKTHIALYMGDIHPDEPTLVRVHSECLTGDVFGSLRCDCGPQLADAMCMIRNEGKGVLVYMRQEGRGIGLGNKIKAYHLQDQGYDTVEANVKLGFPPDMREYGTGAQILVSLGVSKMRLMTNNPKKMVGLEGYGLEVTERVPIEVGACKLNEKYLKTKHDKMGHLLHVNETDGE
- a CDS encoding GGDEF domain-containing protein; amino-acid sequence: MTMINKMENRKTAWRIFTFHAGVSMALLVLSVFPVLFYPDQPYAQIVPLLAAAMVLGLSLYCATRFMRLIEEAHDKISTLSAHDDLTGLPNRRWFFDRLDEEVDRAFRYGNSLSMIMIDIDHFKRINDSFGHPLGDMALAEVSRLLSANVRTSDIVARYGGEEFAVLLPETSTDQAVLVAEKLRMVVEVNDISLEGPQVKVTISCGVADLRSIKNCKGSTRDAFVLAADNTMHRAKKNGRNQVLSFIPKSERQIPLV
- a CDS encoding glycosyltransferase is translated as MARDGDILFSVIIPSTGNRPKALQKAVSSVDEAARFAGLEKGQIEILIGFDGVKGKIPTADYVVRAFNLPRDNDWGNGIRDMLLKVASGEKILFLDDDNVIKPYALSQYIKHFDAEMVIGRIDTQLAFDQPFLPVFDSGSMIRPGNIDPLCLCLSRRLVVDRCGGWKYRGKYEADYLNILHWHRRAHSVTVIEEVVGVYDAGRSLDCSALSRRQMGLLDRLAAERDVSISELERPLVGGLALA
- a CDS encoding isochorismatase family protein, producing MANQTVLVVIDVQNIMFETPGEIPFEGDRVLKTIESLITSARKSNIPVHYIQHTTEEAGSEFEKDSHNWLFKSEIAPQNGDLVSFKSSYDAFWKTDFDANLKSLGAKRLVFCGLQTECCVDTTIRSALAHGYKNVLIGDAHTSYDNGVLTGEQIVGHHNQTLNRRFCRVVMARDFCFDE
- a CDS encoding riboflavin synthase; translation: MFTGLVMGMGRIEAAENRGAETRFRIKALFDLNDIELGESIAVNGVCLTVETFGDGWFTCYASKETTSVTSLGTLRMGSSVNLERAMAMGDRFGGHIVSGHVDCMAEVAEIRPSGESKIYRLAFDAVHGKYVIPKGSITLDGISLTVNDCAPTWLEVNIIPETQKVTTIGGWSPGTTVNMETDIIGKYVERMVTPWVGDKGAGETKPGITMDYLREHGF
- a CDS encoding transporter substrate-binding domain-containing protein, whose translation is MLNILRHVVVFIILVCLQVVTSHAQSTPDPATRLAYLTEEFKPYNYTDNNHQTGLAVDLLKVIWKEINITPQPLHFLPWTRAYEMLESEKNIVLFSMLRTPEREKLFKWAGPIALSTTFFYAKADSPITLQSFTDAQGLSVGIVKGYASEGLLAKKSHIVRIKSLKSVQACIDMLASSRVDLISLEARTFDKTIREMGLAPDNFKAVWKISEMRSYYAFSKDVPDTLVDRFQKAIDRVRSSSVYKDLVRRYLH
- a CDS encoding TetR/AcrR family transcriptional regulator, with the translated sequence MNEQNSIRVPQQTRSIEKKKRLMDAAMAEFGAKGFHGTNAKGIAKGAGVSVGTFYAYFTDKKAILFEIINQHLIEIDQSIFKTLTRKIKEGATGREVISHIVKMGHEAHHHSPELLRVMLSMQYIDEDFQEYAATEFNDATTKLSQFFETMSDRLRITDMEAAAQVVANAFEETMHSVATGRPHVEQNRLYNALIDMTSIYLFKDPDVPLSYPSQDN
- a CDS encoding class I SAM-dependent methyltransferase → MNYAYREQGNHVMSWRNQWTLDNPIRGLAQPPKKMFGHMVTPGMTVIDTGCGVGFFTMALARMVGETGKVIAVDLQAEALAKLEEKVERAGLHRRVETWKCDANDIGVLPKADFVLSAYMAHEVPDIDIYFHRMAQCIKRNGHMLFVEPKFHVSPNNYREEVAAAIKAGFELDSLPSIFFSHAVVLRKG